Proteins encoded together in one Cicer arietinum cultivar CDC Frontier isolate Library 1 chromosome 4, Cicar.CDCFrontier_v2.0, whole genome shotgun sequence window:
- the LOC101489734 gene encoding probable plastid-lipid-associated protein 12, chloroplastic isoform X3 codes for MEVTMMAIERAIQALERLGGGVPDPTNSSLIEGRWQLIFTTRPGTASPIQRTFVGVDFFSVFQEVYLQTNDPRVCNIVSFSDAIGELKVEAAASIEDGKRILFRFDRAAFSFKFLPFKVPYPVPFKLLGDEAKGWLDTTYLSHSGNLRISRGNKGTTFVLQKQTEPRQKLLTAISSGVGIKEAMDALISLNRKSGEEEPELEEGEWQMIWNSQTVTDSWLENAANGLMGKQIIGKNGRIKYVVDILLGLKFSMTGNFVKNGAKVYEVTMDDAAIIGGPFGYPLEMDKKFILEILFSDGKVRISRGENEIIFVHIRPDALR; via the exons gCTATTGAGCGTGCTATTCAAGCCCTGGAACGTTTAGGAGGGGGTGTGCCTGATCCG ACAAACTCAAGTTTAATTGAGGGTCGCTGGCAGCTTATTTTCACTACAAGACCCGGAACAGCATCCCCCATTCAG AGAACATTTGTTGGGGTTGATTTTTTTAGTGTATTTCAAGAGGTTTATCTTCAAACGAATGATCCACGCGTATGCAATATTGTGTCATTTTCTGATGCCATTGGTGAGCTCAAAGTGGAG GCGGCAGCGTCCATTGAAGATGGAAAAAGAATCCTTTTTAGGTTTGACAGAGCTGCCTTTTCATTTAAATTTCTTCCATTTAAAGTTCCATATCCAGTTCCATTTAAGCTACTTGGAGATGAAGCAAAGGGATGGTTAGACACCACATACTTGTCGCATTCAGGAAACCTTCGCATCTCAAGAGGAAATAAG GGAACCACGTTTGTGCTGCAGAAGCAAACTGAACCCAGACAAAAATTGTTAACAGCAATTTCGTCGGGGGTGGGTATTAAAGAG GCAATGGATGCACTCATTTCCTTAAATCGGAAATCTGGGGAAGAAGAACCTGAACTAGAAGAGGGCGAGTGGCAGATGATATGGAACTCACAG ACTGTGACAGATAGTTGGCTAGAGAATGCTGCCAATGGTTTGATGGGAAAGCAG ATTATTGGGAAGAATGGAAGAATAAAGTATGTGGTTGATATTCTGCTTGGGCTGAAGTTCTCCATGACTGGAAATTTTGT AAAAAATGGCGCAAAAGTTTACGAGGTTACAATGGATGATGCAGCCATAATTGGAGGTCCATTTGGATATCCCTTAGAAATGGACAAGAAGTTCATCTTGGAGATTCT ATTCAGCGATGGAAAGGTCAGAATTAGCCGGggagaaaatgaaattattttcgTACATATTCGCCCGGATGCATTGAGGTGA